In Bacillus sp. Cs-700, one genomic interval encodes:
- the aroQ gene encoding type II 3-dehydroquinate dehydratase — MKTFYVLNGPNLNRLGKREPDIYGNETLENVEQRLSQLARENEATVIFRQSNHEGDLIDWIHEAENASGIILNPGAFTHYSYAIRDAIASVPVSVVEVHISNVHKREPFRHTSVISPVTTGQIVGFGLVGYELALRSFL; from the coding sequence ATGAAAACATTCTATGTGCTAAACGGACCTAATTTAAATCGACTGGGTAAACGTGAACCCGACATTTATGGGAACGAAACGCTTGAAAATGTGGAACAGCGATTATCTCAATTAGCTCGTGAAAATGAGGCAACTGTCATTTTTCGTCAATCAAATCACGAAGGGGATCTAATTGATTGGATTCATGAAGCAGAGAATGCTTCGGGTATAATTCTAAATCCAGGCGCCTTCACTCATTATAGTTATGCAATCCGTGATGCAATTGCTAGTGTTCCTGTTTCAGTGGTAGAGGTACATATTTCAAATGTACATAAGCGAGAGCCTTTTCGACACACGTCTGTCATTTCCCCTGTCACTACAGGGCAAATTGTAGGATTTGGATTAGTGGGTTATGAACTAGCGTTGCGATCATTTTTATAA
- a CDS encoding patatin-like phospholipase family protein, with translation MYIDGVFSGGGVKGIALVGALQAVEKKGLSFKRTAGTSAGALIAALIIAGYKGHELENILLDTDLTSLLEKNSGFTFPLLRWLMLYWNLGLYSGKDLELWVGGLLKKKGISTFGDLPEGSLKIIVSDITKGRLVVLPDDLAHYGFVPEQFSVAKAVRMSASLPFFFKPQPLYSINGKKHYMVDGGILSNFPLWVFQPPENKKPLRPVLGFQLSANFNQIPENKISNAVDMYQALFETMKRAHDARYIEDQKAQNIVFIPINQDITTAFKLERHGQKKLIMLGKERTSQFLNTWRKMPEIQRKDG, from the coding sequence GTGTATATTGACGGAGTGTTTTCAGGTGGGGGAGTAAAAGGAATTGCACTTGTGGGAGCACTTCAAGCTGTGGAGAAAAAAGGGCTATCATTTAAGAGAACAGCTGGAACGAGTGCTGGTGCTCTTATTGCTGCACTGATCATTGCAGGGTATAAGGGGCATGAGTTAGAAAACATATTGCTTGATACAGATTTGACTTCACTATTAGAGAAAAATTCAGGTTTTACGTTCCCGCTTCTTCGCTGGTTGATGTTATATTGGAATCTTGGTCTTTATTCTGGAAAGGACCTAGAACTTTGGGTGGGCGGATTATTGAAAAAGAAAGGAATTTCAACATTTGGAGATCTGCCTGAAGGTTCCCTTAAGATTATCGTATCAGATATTACGAAAGGAAGGCTTGTTGTATTACCTGATGACCTTGCCCATTATGGATTTGTGCCAGAGCAATTTTCAGTTGCTAAAGCAGTGCGGATGAGTGCAAGTTTGCCATTCTTTTTTAAGCCTCAGCCTCTCTATTCCATTAATGGAAAAAAACATTACATGGTAGATGGGGGGATTTTGAGTAATTTTCCACTGTGGGTTTTTCAACCGCCTGAAAATAAAAAACCCCTTCGCCCTGTGCTGGGGTTTCAACTGAGTGCAAACTTTAATCAAATTCCTGAAAATAAAATATCCAATGCCGTTGACATGTATCAGGCTCTCTTTGAAACAATGAAACGAGCTCATGATGCACGATACATTGAAGATCAAAAAGCTCAAAATATTGTATTCATTCCGATCAATCAGGATATTACCACTGCATTTAAATTAGAGAGACATGGCCAGAAGAAATTAATTATGTTAGGTAAGGAGCGAACTTCTCAATTCCTCAATACGTGGCGGAAAATGCCCGAAATACAAAGAAAGGATGGCTGA
- the mntR gene encoding transcriptional regulator MntR encodes MATTPSMEDYIERIYALIDGKGYARVSDIAEALEVHPSSVTKMIQKLDKGKYVVYEKYRGFMLTPKGKKLGKRLVDRHALLEQFLGVIGVNEENIYEDVEGIEHHLSWDAIDRIGDLVQYFEETNGRVDELREVQRKNEEAHEEQSEV; translated from the coding sequence ATGGCCACTACTCCAAGTATGGAAGATTATATTGAACGTATTTATGCACTAATAGACGGAAAAGGGTATGCTCGCGTATCAGACATTGCGGAAGCACTAGAGGTACATCCCTCCTCGGTAACAAAAATGATTCAAAAATTAGATAAAGGTAAATATGTCGTTTACGAAAAGTATCGCGGCTTCATGCTTACTCCCAAAGGGAAAAAGCTAGGCAAGCGACTCGTTGATCGCCATGCTTTGCTTGAACAATTTCTAGGTGTTATCGGGGTTAATGAAGAGAACATATACGAAGACGTTGAAGGGATTGAGCATCATTTAAGTTGGGATGCTATTGATCGAATTGGAGATCTAGTCCAATATTTTGAAGAAACGAATGGACGAGTGGATGAACTTAGGGAAGTCCAGCGGAAAAATGAAGAAGCTCACGAGGAACAATCCGAGGTGTAA
- a CDS encoding Xaa-Pro peptidase family protein, translating into MERIENLRQSFKEYDIDAMLITSTSNRRYISQFTGSSGVVLITEKEAKFVTDFRYIDQAKEQAKGFEIVQHKGPIVDEVAKIANALGVKKLGFEETQVTYQIFKTYESKVEASLVPINGLLEKQRMIKDASELNVLKEATEIADAAFQHITNYIRTGLTELDVSNELEFFMRKNGATSSSFDIIVASGIRSSLPHGVASDKVIGKNELITLDFGAYYKGYCSDITRTVAVGDPGEELKGVYQTVLEAQLKAMEQIKPGMSGKEADAISRDLIAAKGYGDYFGHTLGHGVGLEVHEGPALSTKSDTVLEPGMVVTVEPGIYLSGKGGVRIEDDTVITETGNETLSHSTKELLILGE; encoded by the coding sequence TTGGAACGTATTGAGAATCTACGTCAGTCATTTAAAGAGTATGATATTGATGCGATGTTAATTACATCAACAAGCAATCGCAGGTATATCTCTCAGTTTACGGGAAGTTCAGGCGTTGTACTAATTACTGAGAAAGAAGCCAAGTTTGTAACTGATTTCCGCTATATTGACCAGGCAAAAGAACAAGCGAAGGGTTTTGAAATTGTACAACACAAAGGCCCAATTGTAGATGAAGTGGCAAAAATAGCAAATGCACTAGGCGTTAAAAAGTTAGGGTTTGAAGAAACTCAAGTTACATATCAGATTTTTAAAACATATGAATCCAAAGTAGAAGCAAGTCTTGTTCCTATAAATGGCCTTCTTGAGAAACAACGTATGATCAAAGATGCTAGTGAACTGAATGTTTTAAAAGAAGCTACTGAAATAGCAGATGCTGCTTTTCAACATATCACAAACTATATCCGTACGGGTTTAACTGAGCTTGATGTATCCAATGAGCTTGAGTTTTTTATGAGAAAAAATGGCGCAACCTCGTCTTCATTTGATATTATAGTTGCGTCGGGTATTCGCTCAAGCCTTCCACACGGTGTTGCAAGTGATAAAGTTATTGGCAAAAACGAACTTATTACACTAGATTTTGGCGCCTATTATAAAGGATATTGTTCTGATATTACACGTACAGTGGCTGTTGGAGATCCTGGCGAAGAACTCAAAGGTGTTTATCAAACGGTCCTGGAAGCTCAGCTTAAGGCGATGGAACAAATTAAGCCTGGAATGAGTGGCAAAGAAGCAGATGCTATATCCAGAGATTTAATTGCTGCAAAAGGGTATGGTGACTACTTTGGTCATACACTGGGTCATGGTGTAGGTCTAGAAGTACATGAAGGCCCAGCGCTTTCAACTAAATCTGATACGGTTTTAGAGCCCGGTATGGTTGTTACCGTTGAACCAGGTATATACTTATCTGGTAAGGGCGGAGTACGAATAGAAGATGATACAGTCATTACCGAGACGGGAAATGAGACGTTATCTCATTCAACTAAGGAATTGCTAATTCTCGGCGAATAA
- a CDS encoding DUF1385 domain-containing protein encodes MSETNKPAYGGQAVVEGVMFQGKHTSVTAIRRKDGSIDYLEVPKQPKPIRTKLKKIPFIRGVVAIIDASGNGTKHLNFSSERYDVDPSEDEEVLGKDEPSKLTLLLGAAAIGVISFAFVKTIFTLLPALAAASLEFIFPGHVVQNLIEGFIKLILLLGYIYFISLTPIVKRVFQYHGAEHKVINAYEAGLPITIDNVQKQSRLHYRCGSSFILFTVVIGVFIYLLVPTDPLWVRLVYRVALIPVVLGVSFEVLQLTNKVRDIPVLKGLGYPGLWVQLLTTKNPDDKQVEVAIHSFKELLSRDKLREEDDSSTKVV; translated from the coding sequence TTGTCAGAAACTAACAAGCCTGCATATGGCGGGCAAGCGGTTGTGGAAGGCGTCATGTTTCAGGGGAAACATACATCTGTAACCGCTATTCGGCGAAAGGATGGATCGATTGATTATCTAGAAGTTCCCAAGCAGCCGAAACCAATACGAACAAAACTTAAGAAGATTCCCTTTATACGCGGAGTTGTCGCAATCATTGATGCTAGTGGAAATGGGACGAAGCATTTAAACTTCTCTAGCGAGCGTTACGATGTTGATCCCTCTGAAGATGAGGAAGTCCTCGGAAAAGATGAGCCTTCTAAACTAACTCTTTTATTAGGCGCTGCTGCTATAGGCGTTATTTCTTTCGCTTTTGTGAAAACGATTTTTACCTTATTACCAGCATTAGCTGCAGCTTCACTGGAGTTTATATTTCCAGGTCACGTGGTTCAGAATTTAATAGAAGGTTTCATTAAACTGATTCTACTGCTCGGCTATATTTATTTCATTTCACTCACGCCTATCGTTAAAAGAGTGTTTCAGTATCATGGTGCAGAGCACAAAGTAATCAATGCTTATGAAGCTGGATTACCTATTACGATCGATAATGTGCAAAAACAATCACGATTGCATTACCGATGCGGAAGTAGCTTTATTCTTTTCACAGTCGTCATTGGAGTATTTATTTATCTATTAGTTCCCACTGACCCTTTATGGGTCAGGTTAGTATATCGTGTTGCATTAATACCAGTTGTCCTTGGTGTCTCTTTTGAAGTTCTTCAGCTAACGAACAAAGTGAGAGACATCCCAGTTTTGAAGGGGCTTGGCTACCCAGGATTATGGGTACAGCTCCTAACGACGAAGAATCCTGATGATAAGCAAGTAGAAGTAGCCATTCACTCATTTAAAGAACTACTTTCTCGAGATAAATTACGAGAGGAAGATGATTCAAGCACAAAAGTTGTGTAA
- a CDS encoding SA1362 family protein encodes MIQAQKLCKDEQEVNHLSRRVVQPLIYLLIGLAAIGFLWKIFTDPSGLFKQLLITAAIAVLIIFIAKKLMAKKMGQQSTAYQRAAKQSSKLKKKKATPRRNATHLRVIPSKRHMPKKRSLQEDKKENPFTVIEGRKGKKKNRALF; translated from the coding sequence ATGATTCAAGCACAAAAGTTGTGTAAAGATGAACAGGAGGTGAATCATTTGTCGCGCCGTGTTGTTCAACCTCTGATTTATTTATTAATAGGTCTTGCAGCTATTGGTTTTTTGTGGAAAATATTCACAGATCCAAGCGGACTTTTCAAGCAGCTTCTTATCACTGCAGCAATTGCCGTCTTGATCATCTTTATTGCCAAAAAATTGATGGCAAAAAAAATGGGGCAACAATCAACTGCCTATCAAAGAGCTGCAAAACAATCTTCAAAATTAAAAAAGAAAAAAGCTACACCTAGAAGAAATGCCACTCACCTACGGGTCATCCCATCTAAACGACATATGCCTAAGAAGCGTTCATTACAAGAAGACAAGAAAGAAAATCCTTTTACGGTCATTGAAGGACGTAAAGGCAAGAAGAAAAACAGAGCTCTTTTTTAA
- a CDS encoding YqhR family membrane protein — protein MEKEKQQDSKENEQLEQNKQEQPLSFTSKIVTIGIAGGLFWGLIGYLTYLFKFTKIPPSLILSPWALGEWKNEQLGQWIGILSIGLVSILVAFLYKVTLVKINNMLAGLAYGVVLWIIVFYLLNPMFIDLPTITKLDRNTVITTICLYLLYGVFIGYSISFEYHENQQKVTSYSNK, from the coding sequence ATGGAAAAAGAAAAGCAGCAGGACTCAAAAGAAAACGAGCAGCTTGAACAGAATAAGCAAGAACAACCTCTGTCTTTCACATCAAAAATTGTTACGATCGGAATAGCGGGGGGACTGTTTTGGGGGCTTATTGGTTACTTGACTTATTTGTTTAAGTTCACGAAAATACCGCCTTCGTTAATTCTTTCACCGTGGGCACTTGGAGAGTGGAAGAATGAACAGCTAGGTCAATGGATAGGCATCCTTTCGATTGGACTCGTTTCCATTCTCGTTGCATTTTTATATAAAGTAACGCTTGTGAAAATCAATAATATGCTGGCAGGGCTTGCTTATGGGGTTGTACTATGGATCATTGTATTCTACTTGCTTAATCCAATGTTTATTGACTTGCCAACAATTACAAAACTAGATCGCAATACAGTTATTACAACAATCTGCCTCTATTTACTTTATGGAGTATTCATTGGCTATTCGATCTCCTTTGAGTATCATGAGAATCAGCAAAAGGTCACTTCCTATTCAAACAAATGA